In the Hymenobacter volaticus genome, one interval contains:
- a CDS encoding RagB/SusD family nutrient uptake outer membrane protein: MKRFNKIFLIGSAVILMAAPGCTDLLEEQPRSFYEPGFFQTERGVSGGLTAMYAHLRYIYGEAYYYNTTETGTDEVTYGQSADENFLAADLSGRAALNGNNSRADRVWFAAFPNINTASGVIKNASAVGTVSPALVAEARFFRAFDYFLLVQTFGGVPLDLGSGELEFNTTPIRTSVRNTVPEVYTKAVFPDLLIAINDLPAIPRVTGGVTQTLARLYLAKAYLTYAWWLENPNNIPTYPAAQRTDPDGHDAKWYFQKAYDIAADGIDNPGQYRLQPTYYDVNVGTNDRNAETMLYADHTESSQFYNAGDLSNGSAGAPDNFAGWMLTWNYPSIRSFKTAGASGTGNASSVQREAVQPLGRPWVRMAPTIGAITTTFADKTNDSRYDGTFTTVYRGNWLRGTGVPETTLYNANNLPVSMGDPILTFLNSEPATAITYPSGGGASGVGAGVLPGRADWVIGPNGISRIAYPGLWKLGPYRTDNGTGLGSPNAGSTRPYYIAKFSELYFVAAEAAVKGATTKAGKSARELINVIRARAGKWRFDNSGNVAKTQDNSAAMVAATPGTIDINYILAERSREYFGEGYRWYDLVRTQKWNELAGTYRIGGNNFGDHTPATVTRTIQPYHYLRPIPQAQLDAMDVPADVKATYQNPGYQ; the protein is encoded by the coding sequence ATGAAACGTTTTAATAAAATATTCTTAATTGGGTCGGCGGTAATCTTGATGGCCGCGCCTGGATGCACGGATCTGCTGGAGGAACAGCCCAGAAGTTTTTACGAGCCAGGCTTTTTTCAAACCGAAAGAGGCGTTAGCGGAGGGTTAACAGCCATGTATGCGCACCTGCGCTACATCTACGGAGAGGCGTACTATTATAACACCACCGAGACCGGGACAGACGAAGTAACCTACGGCCAAAGCGCCGACGAGAACTTCCTGGCCGCAGACCTCTCAGGCAGAGCGGCGCTTAACGGCAACAACAGCCGCGCCGATAGAGTGTGGTTCGCAGCGTTCCCCAACATCAATACGGCTAGTGGCGTTATTAAAAATGCCTCTGCCGTGGGTACCGTTTCGCCGGCCTTAGTTGCTGAAGCACGGTTCTTCCGGGCCTTTGATTACTTCTTGTTGGTCCAAACCTTTGGGGGCGTGCCGCTGGATTTGGGGTCTGGAGAACTGGAATTCAATACCACCCCGATTAGAACTTCGGTACGCAACACGGTACCCGAAGTGTATACCAAAGCCGTTTTCCCGGATCTGCTAATCGCAATCAACGATTTGCCGGCGATTCCGCGCGTTACCGGTGGTGTCACCCAAACGCTTGCCCGCTTGTATCTGGCAAAAGCCTACCTAACCTATGCGTGGTGGCTTGAAAACCCGAATAACATTCCTACCTATCCAGCAGCGCAACGCACAGATCCGGACGGACATGATGCCAAATGGTATTTTCAGAAGGCGTATGACATAGCAGCTGATGGTATCGACAATCCGGGGCAGTACCGCTTGCAGCCCACGTACTACGATGTGAACGTAGGTACGAACGACCGCAACGCGGAAACGATGTTGTACGCTGACCATACCGAATCCAGCCAGTTCTATAACGCAGGTGACTTGAGCAATGGTAGTGCCGGTGCCCCTGATAACTTCGCTGGCTGGATGCTGACCTGGAACTATCCCTCTATCAGGAGCTTCAAAACAGCAGGAGCCAGCGGAACAGGTAATGCCTCTTCCGTGCAGCGGGAAGCAGTGCAGCCGTTGGGTCGCCCTTGGGTACGTATGGCTCCTACCATCGGCGCCATCACCACCACGTTTGCCGACAAAACCAACGATTCTCGCTACGATGGTACCTTTACCACGGTGTACCGCGGCAACTGGCTTAGAGGAACAGGCGTTCCGGAGACGACTTTGTACAACGCCAATAACCTGCCAGTTAGCATGGGTGATCCTATCCTGACGTTCCTGAACTCAGAGCCGGCTACTGCCATTACGTACCCCAGCGGGGGAGGCGCAAGTGGCGTAGGCGCAGGCGTACTGCCTGGCAGAGCGGATTGGGTAATTGGGCCGAATGGCATCAGCAGAATTGCTTATCCAGGACTGTGGAAACTTGGCCCTTACCGTACGGATAATGGTACGGGCTTAGGCTCTCCCAATGCTGGCAGCACACGCCCGTACTACATCGCCAAATTCTCTGAGCTATACTTTGTAGCGGCGGAAGCAGCCGTAAAAGGAGCAACCACCAAAGCAGGCAAAAGCGCACGGGAACTGATTAACGTTATTCGGGCCCGGGCCGGTAAATGGCGCTTTGACAACAGCGGAAATGTGGCCAAAACACAGGATAACAGCGCGGCTATGGTGGCGGCCACTCCGGGCACGATAGATATCAACTACATCTTGGCGGAACGTTCGCGCGAGTACTTCGGTGAAGGGTACCGCTGGTATGATCTGGTGCGCACCCAAAAGTGGAATGAGTTGGCTGGAACCTACCGTATTGGCGGCAACAACTTCGGCGACCATACGCCTGCTACCGTAACGCGTACCATTCAGCCGTATCATTACTTGCGTCCCATTCCGCAGGCCCAGCTTGATGCAATGGACGTACCCGCAGATGTGAAAGCCACTTATCAAAACCCAGGCTACCAATAG
- a CDS encoding endo-1,4-beta-xylanase, whose translation MNFVPKPEPTLKEAFKKDFYVGAALNYKQSSGQDAKSVALITQQFNTISPENLLKWGPVHPRPDSYNFKPADDYVAFGQQHKMFIVGHTLLWHQQTPKWVFEDESGQPVSREVLLKRLQDHINTVVGRYKGKIGGWDVVNEAIDDQQGELRKTKWLEILGEDFAVKAFEYAHAADPKAELYYNDYSLYRPEKREGVIKLVKNLQAKGIKVTAIGMQGHYGLTRPSIEQVEASIVAFSKLGVHVNFTELDIDVLPNPSRRQGADIAETFSADAKYNVYPTGLPDSVQQKLTKRYADLFALFHKHRDVIDRITLWGVTDADSWLNDWPIKGRTSYPLLFGRDYQPKPALQAVVQTAK comes from the coding sequence ATGAACTTCGTGCCGAAGCCGGAACCCACGCTGAAAGAAGCGTTCAAAAAAGACTTTTACGTGGGGGCGGCCCTCAACTACAAGCAAAGCAGTGGGCAGGACGCGAAATCAGTTGCCCTGATTACGCAGCAGTTCAACACTATCAGCCCCGAGAACCTGCTCAAGTGGGGACCGGTGCACCCGCGCCCAGACTCCTACAACTTCAAACCCGCCGACGACTACGTGGCCTTCGGGCAGCAGCACAAGATGTTCATTGTCGGGCACACGCTGCTCTGGCACCAGCAAACGCCCAAGTGGGTATTCGAAGACGAAAGCGGCCAGCCCGTTAGCCGCGAGGTACTGCTCAAGCGCCTGCAAGACCATATCAACACAGTCGTGGGCCGCTACAAGGGCAAGATTGGCGGGTGGGACGTGGTTAACGAAGCCATCGACGACCAGCAGGGCGAGCTGCGCAAAACCAAGTGGCTGGAGATTTTGGGAGAAGACTTCGCGGTGAAAGCCTTCGAGTATGCCCACGCGGCAGACCCCAAAGCCGAACTCTACTACAACGACTACAGCCTCTACCGCCCCGAAAAGCGCGAGGGCGTTATTAAGCTCGTGAAAAACTTGCAAGCCAAAGGTATCAAAGTCACCGCCATCGGCATGCAGGGCCACTACGGGTTGACGCGGCCGAGCATCGAGCAGGTGGAAGCCAGCATCGTGGCTTTCTCGAAACTCGGTGTACACGTCAACTTCACGGAGCTCGACATTGATGTGCTGCCCAACCCTAGCCGCCGGCAGGGCGCGGATATTGCCGAAACCTTTAGTGCCGATGCCAAATACAACGTGTATCCTACCGGCCTACCCGATTCGGTGCAGCAAAAGTTGACCAAGCGCTACGCCGACTTGTTTGCCCTGTTTCACAAGCACCGCGACGTTATCGACCGCATCACGCTGTGGGGCGTAACCGACGCGGATTCCTGGCTCAACGACTGGCCCATCAAGGGCCGTACGAGCTACCCGTTGCTTTTCGGTCGCGACTACCAGCCCAAACCCGCCTTGCAGGCGGTGGTGCAAACCGCCAAGTAG
- a CDS encoding glycoside hydrolase family 43 protein: MKFKRLGIHIAVVAASLLLPTVELSAQSIELINPIMTGFYPDPSIVKVGPDYYLVNSTFSYFPGIPVMHSKDLKNWKQVGNVISRPSQMNFLGDRMTRGLFAPAIEYHNGTYYVTCTLIDHKGNFVVTAKNPAGPWSDPTFLPEVKGIDPSLYFEGDKAYVIYNSDPPDNKPLYDGHRSIKMIELNPQTLQTVGEAKIVVNGGVDLSKKPVWIEGPHLMKRGDWYYLYAAEGGTSVNHTEVVFRSKSALGPFVPYEKNPILSQRELPKDRKDPITSAGHAQFVEGPDGKTYAIFLAVRPYDGNFYNTGRETFIVPVEWKDDWPVTVPGPNGVQYSYKASFPEVKQPGARPQSGNFGYTLTFEKQLDPALLFLRTVDSSSFSLGNVKGLTLKLKPETVAETGNPSFIGKRQQHLNCTTETELTFSPKTANEKAGLVIFQDEKHFYYLCKSVDNGKPLLQLFKSKPDDAKQPELLAQAPLKSATASVQLRIQALGDAYNFHFSENGKTWTVLKDKVDGKFLSTQVAGGFIGCLFGMYATSSGQPTTNTAAFKWLKYEGNDPMYKK, from the coding sequence ATGAAATTTAAGCGTTTGGGAATACACATAGCAGTTGTTGCAGCATCCTTGCTGCTGCCTACTGTTGAGCTGTCCGCACAATCAATTGAGTTGATAAACCCCATCATGACGGGCTTTTACCCGGACCCTAGCATCGTGAAAGTGGGCCCGGATTATTACCTGGTGAATTCCACGTTTTCCTACTTTCCCGGCATCCCGGTAATGCACAGCAAGGATTTGAAAAACTGGAAGCAGGTGGGCAACGTCATCAGCCGGCCTTCGCAAATGAATTTCCTCGGCGACCGGATGACGCGGGGCTTGTTTGCGCCGGCCATTGAGTATCACAACGGCACGTACTACGTCACCTGCACCCTCATCGACCACAAAGGCAACTTCGTGGTGACAGCTAAAAACCCCGCCGGCCCCTGGAGCGACCCGACTTTCTTGCCCGAAGTAAAGGGCATCGATCCCTCGCTGTATTTCGAGGGCGACAAGGCCTACGTTATCTACAACAGCGACCCGCCCGACAATAAGCCGCTCTACGACGGCCACCGCTCCATCAAGATGATCGAGCTGAATCCGCAAACGCTGCAAACCGTGGGCGAGGCCAAAATTGTAGTGAACGGCGGCGTGGACCTCAGCAAAAAGCCGGTCTGGATTGAAGGGCCGCACCTGATGAAGCGGGGCGACTGGTACTACCTCTACGCGGCCGAAGGCGGCACGTCGGTCAACCACACCGAAGTGGTATTCCGCAGCAAATCGGCGCTGGGGCCATTTGTGCCCTACGAAAAGAACCCCATCCTCTCGCAGCGCGAACTGCCCAAAGACCGCAAAGACCCCATCACCTCGGCCGGGCACGCGCAGTTCGTGGAAGGACCTGATGGCAAGACCTACGCCATTTTCCTGGCCGTGCGGCCCTACGATGGCAACTTCTACAACACCGGCCGCGAAACCTTCATCGTGCCCGTGGAGTGGAAAGATGATTGGCCTGTAACGGTGCCTGGCCCCAACGGCGTGCAATACAGCTACAAAGCCAGTTTCCCGGAAGTGAAGCAGCCCGGCGCCCGGCCCCAGAGCGGCAATTTTGGCTACACGCTCACCTTTGAAAAGCAGCTCGACCCGGCCTTGCTGTTTCTGCGCACGGTGGACAGCAGCAGCTTTTCGCTCGGCAATGTCAAGGGCCTGACCCTGAAGCTCAAGCCCGAAACGGTAGCCGAAACCGGCAACCCTTCCTTTATTGGCAAGCGCCAGCAGCACCTGAACTGCACCACCGAAACCGAGCTGACGTTCTCGCCGAAAACGGCCAATGAAAAAGCGGGCCTGGTTATCTTCCAGGACGAGAAGCATTTCTACTACCTCTGCAAGTCGGTTGACAACGGCAAGCCGCTGCTGCAACTCTTCAAAAGCAAGCCCGATGATGCCAAGCAGCCGGAGCTGCTGGCGCAGGCACCGCTTAAGTCGGCTACGGCCAGCGTGCAGCTGCGCATCCAGGCCCTCGGCGACGCCTACAACTTCCATTTCTCGGAGAACGGCAAAACCTGGACGGTACTCAAAGACAAGGTCGATGGCAAGTTCCTGAGCACGCAAGTGGCCGGCGGCTTCATCGGCTGCTTGTTCGGCATGTACGCCACGTCCTCGGGGCAGCCCACTACCAACACGGCTGCCTTCAAGTGGCTGAAGTACGAGGGCAACGACCCCATGTACAAGAAATAA
- a CDS encoding alpha-L-arabinofuranosidase C-terminal domain-containing protein, with protein sequence MKKFSCVFALAATAALATPAAAQTAAAGKPISPDLFGIFFEDINYAADGGLYAELVQNRSFEYAPGDHEGWNPLTSWEFLREGFATASLSVESATPLHANNPHYVQLRVETPFQKGAGLKNTGFDGIPLKAGEKYDFSVWARLKSPAAVPLLVQLRDPKGTVLTETPLSAQAGEWQQLRATLTPRTTEAAASLVVLATGKGVVDLDMLSLFPQKTFRNRPNGLRADLAQAIADLHPKFVRFPGGCLAHGDGLDNLYDWKKTVGPLEQRKGQRNIWNYHQTAGLGYFEYFQFCEDIGAKPLPVVAAGVSCQNSGGTWKIGGTGQQCVPLADMQAYTQDVLDLVEYANGPISSPWGAKRAAAGHPKPFGLTYVGIGNEDKQTPEFRERFKMLYDAMRRQHPEITVIGTVGPGPKGEDYDQGWAFANQLNVPMVDEHYYETPRWFMSNNQRYDGYDRSKAKVYVGEYASWGNTLYHALAEAAYMTALERNGDVVQLASYAPLLAKEGHTQWKTDLIYFTNTTVAPRSTTTCSSSSARIKATPTTPGL encoded by the coding sequence ATGAAGAAGTTCTCTTGTGTATTTGCCTTAGCGGCAACTGCGGCCCTGGCAACCCCCGCGGCCGCCCAGACCGCGGCCGCGGGCAAACCCATCAGTCCCGATTTGTTCGGCATCTTCTTCGAAGACATCAACTACGCGGCCGACGGGGGCCTCTACGCCGAGTTGGTGCAAAACCGCTCGTTCGAGTACGCCCCCGGCGACCACGAAGGCTGGAACCCGCTCACTAGCTGGGAGTTTCTCCGGGAAGGCTTCGCCACGGCTAGCCTATCGGTGGAAAGCGCGACACCTCTGCACGCCAATAACCCACACTACGTGCAGCTGCGGGTGGAAACGCCGTTTCAGAAAGGAGCCGGGCTTAAAAACACAGGCTTCGACGGCATTCCGCTGAAGGCCGGGGAGAAGTACGATTTTTCGGTATGGGCGCGCCTGAAATCACCGGCGGCCGTGCCCCTGCTGGTGCAGCTGCGCGACCCCAAGGGCACAGTGCTAACCGAAACCCCGTTGTCGGCCCAGGCCGGCGAGTGGCAGCAGCTCCGCGCCACCCTTACCCCGCGCACCACGGAGGCGGCCGCTAGCCTGGTGGTACTGGCCACCGGCAAGGGCGTGGTCGATTTAGACATGCTCTCGTTGTTTCCGCAAAAAACGTTTCGCAACCGCCCCAACGGCTTGCGCGCCGATTTGGCGCAAGCCATTGCCGACCTCCACCCGAAGTTTGTTCGCTTTCCGGGGGGCTGCCTGGCCCACGGCGACGGGCTGGACAACCTCTACGACTGGAAAAAAACCGTGGGGCCCCTGGAGCAGCGCAAGGGCCAGCGCAACATCTGGAACTACCACCAAACGGCGGGCCTCGGCTACTTCGAGTACTTTCAGTTCTGCGAAGACATCGGGGCCAAACCGCTGCCCGTGGTGGCCGCGGGCGTGAGCTGCCAGAACTCGGGCGGCACCTGGAAGATTGGGGGCACCGGCCAGCAGTGCGTGCCCCTAGCCGACATGCAGGCCTACACCCAAGATGTGCTGGACCTAGTGGAATACGCCAACGGCCCGATTAGCTCACCCTGGGGTGCCAAGCGGGCCGCCGCGGGCCACCCCAAGCCGTTTGGGCTCACCTACGTCGGCATCGGCAACGAAGACAAGCAGACGCCCGAGTTTCGGGAGCGGTTCAAAATGCTCTACGACGCCATGCGCCGGCAACACCCCGAAATCACTGTTATTGGCACGGTCGGGCCCGGCCCGAAAGGCGAGGACTACGACCAGGGCTGGGCGTTTGCCAACCAACTGAACGTGCCCATGGTAGACGAGCACTACTACGAAACGCCCCGGTGGTTTATGAGCAACAACCAGCGCTACGACGGCTACGACCGCAGCAAAGCCAAGGTGTACGTGGGCGAATATGCTTCCTGGGGCAACACGCTGTACCACGCCCTGGCCGAAGCCGCCTACATGACGGCGCTGGAGCGCAACGGCGACGTGGTCCAGTTGGCTTCCTACGCCCCGCTGCTGGCCAAAGAAGGCCATACTCAGTGGAAAACCGATTTGATTTACTTCACCAACACCACCGTAGCCCCTCGGTCAACTACTACGTGCAGCAGCTCTTCGGCCAGAATCAAGGCGACACCTACCACGCCGGGGTTGTAA
- a CDS encoding alpha-L-arabinofuranosidase C-terminal domain-containing protein has protein sequence MRDTKSGDVILKLVNTGATPQLFTVDLTRFAGLKTAATRTVFTGPKDALNSFASPQTVTPKVAPYKAAKRFTYAAEPYSLTVLRVPGKR, from the coding sequence GTGCGCGACACCAAATCTGGCGACGTTATTTTAAAATTGGTGAATACGGGGGCTACGCCCCAGCTTTTCACCGTTGATTTAACGCGCTTTGCCGGACTGAAAACCGCCGCCACCCGCACGGTTTTTACGGGCCCGAAAGATGCCCTTAACTCGTTCGCTAGCCCGCAAACCGTCACCCCAAAGGTAGCTCCCTACAAAGCTGCCAAGCGCTTCACTTACGCTGCCGAGCCGTATTCTCTCACTGTGCTTCGGGTTCCAGGCAAGCGGTAG
- a CDS encoding glycoside hydrolase family 97 protein, protein MHLSLFFGAFMLATATAQAANPVLVSSPDGVVQVSVDVTPQGQPTYAVRYRAAELLRPSRLGLQLASADLTQGLKLTKADKVEAVTDNYQLATDKRADCRYRANRRVLHFASKAGAPTLSVVFQVSNDGVAFQYLIEGKSADVQRITTEATTFHLPAGAKGWLHPHAVAQTGFANTQPSYEENYQRGIAAGTPSTLGQGWSYPALFETGGRWVLLTEAGMDRTYCGTHLAHQSPDAEYAVAFPQAPEKTTPDAALLPESRLPWRSPWRVIVVGNSLAPIVESTLTTDLSAPAKTPALPEAPGKSSWSWVLLGDKNTTYDVQRRFIDYSASMGWRYCLVDALWDKQIGYEKTAELAQYARSKNVALLVWYNSNGSWNEAPQTPTKLLFDAESRRKEFARIKQMGVAGVKIDFFGGDGQSFMNYYQDLLTDAAQAGLLVNFHGATIPRGWNRTYPNLMTMEAVKGFEFLTFDQRNTDQEATHCATLVFTRNAVGPMDFTPMAFSEINGKQRRTSNAFELALSVVFQSGIQHYAEVPEGMAAQPAYVQDFVKKLPPRWADVKLLDGFPGEYAVLARQALDGKWYVAGINATDAPKTMQLDLGKLGLKQGTLITDGDTNRSFSTRAVSGTTLSVTLPARGGFVVQP, encoded by the coding sequence ATGCATTTGTCTTTGTTTTTTGGCGCGTTTATGCTCGCAACCGCCACTGCCCAAGCCGCCAACCCCGTACTCGTCAGCAGCCCCGATGGGGTAGTGCAGGTAAGCGTGGACGTCACCCCCCAGGGCCAACCCACCTACGCCGTGCGTTACCGCGCCGCTGAACTGCTGCGCCCCTCGCGCCTGGGTCTGCAACTGGCTAGCGCTGACCTTACGCAGGGCCTCAAGCTCACCAAAGCCGACAAGGTGGAAGCCGTTACCGACAACTACCAGCTGGCCACCGACAAGCGCGCCGATTGCCGCTACCGGGCCAACCGCCGGGTGTTGCACTTCGCGAGCAAGGCGGGGGCGCCCACGCTGAGCGTGGTGTTTCAGGTGTCCAACGACGGGGTGGCGTTTCAGTACCTTATCGAAGGCAAAAGCGCCGACGTGCAGCGCATTACAACGGAAGCTACCACGTTTCACTTGCCGGCGGGGGCCAAGGGCTGGCTGCACCCGCACGCCGTAGCCCAGACCGGCTTTGCCAATACTCAGCCCTCCTACGAAGAGAACTACCAGCGCGGCATTGCGGCTGGCACGCCGTCCACGCTCGGGCAAGGCTGGTCGTATCCGGCTTTGTTTGAAACCGGTGGGCGCTGGGTGCTGCTCACCGAGGCGGGCATGGACCGCACCTACTGCGGCACCCACTTGGCGCACCAGTCGCCCGATGCCGAGTACGCGGTAGCCTTTCCGCAGGCCCCGGAAAAAACCACTCCCGACGCTGCGCTGCTACCCGAAAGCCGCCTGCCTTGGCGCTCACCTTGGCGCGTTATCGTGGTGGGTAATTCGCTGGCGCCCATCGTGGAATCAACCCTGACCACCGACCTGAGCGCGCCCGCTAAAACGCCCGCGCTACCCGAGGCGCCCGGTAAGTCGTCGTGGTCGTGGGTGTTACTCGGCGACAAGAACACAACGTACGACGTGCAGCGCCGGTTTATCGACTACTCGGCCTCCATGGGCTGGCGCTACTGCTTGGTGGATGCGCTGTGGGACAAGCAAATCGGCTACGAGAAAACTGCCGAGCTGGCGCAGTACGCCCGCTCGAAAAACGTGGCATTGCTGGTGTGGTATAACTCCAACGGCAGCTGGAACGAAGCGCCCCAAACGCCCACCAAGTTGCTGTTTGACGCCGAAAGCCGGCGCAAGGAATTTGCCCGCATCAAGCAGATGGGCGTGGCGGGCGTGAAAATCGACTTTTTCGGGGGCGACGGGCAGTCGTTTATGAACTACTACCAGGATTTGCTGACCGATGCCGCCCAAGCCGGGTTGCTGGTAAACTTCCACGGCGCCACCATCCCGCGCGGCTGGAACCGCACATACCCAAACCTGATGACCATGGAGGCCGTGAAGGGCTTCGAGTTCCTGACCTTCGACCAGCGCAACACCGACCAGGAAGCCACCCACTGTGCCACGCTGGTCTTCACCCGCAACGCGGTGGGGCCGATGGACTTCACGCCCATGGCGTTTTCGGAAATCAACGGCAAGCAGCGCCGCACCAGCAACGCCTTCGAGCTGGCCTTGTCGGTGGTGTTTCAGTCGGGTATTCAGCACTACGCCGAGGTGCCCGAGGGCATGGCCGCGCAGCCCGCTTACGTGCAGGACTTCGTGAAGAAGCTGCCGCCGCGTTGGGCTGATGTGAAGCTGCTCGATGGCTTCCCTGGCGAGTACGCAGTATTGGCCCGCCAAGCACTCGACGGCAAGTGGTACGTGGCCGGCATCAACGCCACCGATGCCCCCAAAACCATGCAACTCGACCTAGGAAAGCTAGGCTTGAAACAGGGTACCCTCATCACCGACGGCGACACCAACCGCAGCTTCAGCACCCGCGCAGTGAGCGGCACTACGCTAAGCGTGACGCTGCCAGCCCGCGGCGGCTTTGTGGTGCAGCCCTAG
- a CDS encoding glycoside hydrolase family 95-like protein — MPAAWPTGAVTGLVARGGYVVDLAWNQGKITRVRISSRLGGNCRVRVHSPVVAAGRLKLRPAQGDNSNPFYETSVVKPPLVSAQTTAKQPALAPSVVYDFPTQAGQAYELKAQ, encoded by the coding sequence CTGCCCGCCGCCTGGCCCACGGGCGCAGTGACCGGGCTGGTGGCCCGCGGCGGCTACGTGGTAGACCTAGCCTGGAACCAAGGCAAAATCACGCGCGTGCGCATCAGCTCGCGGCTCGGGGGAAACTGCCGGGTGCGAGTGCACAGCCCCGTGGTGGCCGCCGGCCGCCTCAAGCTGCGCCCGGCCCAGGGCGACAATAGTAACCCGTTTTATGAAACCTCAGTGGTAAAACCTCCGCTGGTATCCGCCCAAACGACGGCTAAGCAGCCCGCGCTGGCGCCGTCGGTGGTGTATGACTTCCCGACCCAAGCCGGCCAGGCCTATGAATTGAAGGCCCAATAA
- a CDS encoding glycoside hydrolase family 43 protein, whose product MKNSFFALLVALAALGTGTELRAQNPIIKDVFTADPAPLVYRDTLFLYTGHDTASVQETNYKMPDWRIYSTTDMVHWKDYGTRLSPKTFAWATGDAYAAQCVYHKGKFYWFVSTFHKKDDNSQGGSAIGVAVSDRPTGPFKDAIGKALIVNEMTKDKPHAWDDIDPTVFVDDDKQVYMYWGNGSCKWVKLKDNMTELAGPINTFTPKNYIEGPWLYKRKKLYYLVYASAGTKPEMIEYCTAPSAAGPWTYRGIIQENVPNSFTTHPGIIDYKGKSYFFYHNGSLPTGGSYRRSICVDDMYYNPDGTIKPIVQTTKGVAPVK is encoded by the coding sequence ATGAAAAACAGCTTTTTCGCCCTGCTCGTAGCGCTGGCCGCTTTAGGAACTGGCACCGAACTGCGGGCGCAAAACCCCATTATCAAGGACGTATTCACGGCCGACCCGGCCCCGCTGGTGTACCGCGATACGCTGTTTCTGTACACCGGCCACGATACAGCTTCGGTGCAGGAAACCAACTACAAGATGCCCGACTGGCGCATCTATTCCACTACCGACATGGTGCACTGGAAAGACTACGGTACGCGCCTCTCGCCCAAGACTTTCGCCTGGGCTACCGGCGACGCTTACGCGGCGCAGTGCGTGTACCACAAGGGTAAGTTTTATTGGTTTGTGTCCACCTTCCATAAGAAAGACGACAACAGCCAGGGCGGCTCCGCTATCGGGGTGGCCGTGTCGGACCGGCCCACCGGCCCGTTCAAGGACGCTATTGGCAAGGCGCTTATTGTCAATGAGATGACTAAAGACAAGCCGCATGCCTGGGACGACATCGACCCGACGGTTTTCGTGGACGACGACAAGCAAGTGTATATGTACTGGGGCAACGGCAGCTGCAAGTGGGTGAAGCTCAAAGACAACATGACCGAGCTGGCCGGCCCCATCAACACGTTCACGCCGAAAAACTACATCGAAGGCCCCTGGCTTTACAAGCGTAAAAAGCTCTACTACCTCGTGTACGCCAGCGCCGGCACCAAGCCAGAAATGATAGAATACTGCACGGCCCCCAGCGCCGCTGGGCCGTGGACCTACCGGGGCATCATTCAAGAGAACGTGCCCAACAGCTTTACCACCCACCCCGGCATCATCGACTACAAGGGCAAAAGCTATTTCTTCTATCACAACGGCTCCCTGCCCACCGGCGGCAGCTACCGGCGCTCCATTTGCGTGGACGACATGTACTACAATCCGGATGGCACCATCAAGCCTATTGTGCAAACCACCAAAGGGGTAGCCCCGGTGAAGTAG